Genomic DNA from Deltaproteobacteria bacterium:
CAGCATCGGAGAATTGCTGTATAAAGGGCCCAATGTCATTCCCTGTTACTATAAGCGCCCCGATCTTACAGAGAAATCCTTTGACAGCGAGGGGTACTTCAGAACGGGCGACCTCTTCCAGATCAAGGAGGGGGATTGCGTGGGGTTCTTTGACCGCACCAAGGACATCATTATCCGGGGTGGTTTCAATATCAGCGCACAGGAAGTGGAGAACATGCTCCTGGGGCATCCGAAAGTTGCCGATGTGGCGGCCGTGTCCATGCCCGACGACGTCCTGGGAGAGCGTGTCTGCATATACGCCGTCCCGCGAGAGGGACAGGAAATGGTTCTGGAAGATATTACCTCGTTCATGAAAGAGAAGGGCGCTGCCATTTACAAGCTGCCCGAACGACTGGAGGTAGTGGAGCTGATCCCCCGGAACCCTGTGGGCAAGGTGCTGAAAAAGCAGCTCCGGGAAGACATCAAGAACAAAATGCTTGCAGAGAAGGAGAAATAACATGGCTAACCTGCTTATTGATGAAAGAGACCAGCGCTTTTTTCTTTTTGAAATGCTGGAAATAGAAAAACTGTGTGAATCCGAGCGATATGCCGATTTTTCGAGCGATGTCCTTACCATGATCCTGAACGAAGCGCAGAAATTTGCGACAGATGAGCTCTTCCCGGTCCTGGTTGAATCGGACAGAGAGGGCTGTATCCTCGAAGGGGGCGAAATAACCGTACCCAAAGTGTTTCACCGTCTTTACAAACTGTACTGTGAGGGCGGGTGGAATTCCATGAGCCAATCCCCGGAAACGGGGGGGCAGGGGTTGCCCTTTATCATGTCCATCGCCGCCAAGGAATGGTTCATTCACAACCTCGGTTTTCTCGTTCTCGGTTTTCTCGGCGAGGGAGCGGCCCATCTCATCGACACGTACGGTACGGAGGAACAGAAGAAAAAATATATGGAGAAAATGGTCACCGGCGAGTGGAGCGGGACCATGTGTCTCACCGAGCCGAACGCGGGGTCCGACGTGGGGAACCTCAGCACCAAGGCGTTCCGGCAGCCTGACGGGACTTTCAGGATACAGGGAACGAAATCGTTCATCACCGGTCTCGACCAGGACCTTACGGAGAACATCATCCATCCCGTCCTGGCCCGCATCGAGGGTGACCCGCCCGGGACGAAGGGCATCTCCATTTTCATCGTCCCCAAGTTTCTCGTGAACGATGACGGGACGCTGGGCGGGCGCAACGATTATGAAATTGCAAAGATCGAGGAAAAAATGGGGTTCCACGGGGCCCCCACGGGAACGATAAATTTCGGTGACAACGGCGAATGTTACGGAGAGCTTCTCGGTGAGGAGCGGCAGGGCATGAAGGTCATGTTCCAGATGATGAACGAGGCCCGGATCGGAACGGGCCTGCAGGGTGTCGGCTCGGGCTCCATGGCCTACCTGCACGCCCTGCAGTACGCCAAGGAACGGTATCAGGGTTCCGACATCATGGAGTTCAAGAACCCCGAGGCGCC
This window encodes:
- a CDS encoding acyl-CoA dehydrogenase — protein: MANLLIDERDQRFFLFEMLEIEKLCESERYADFSSDVLTMILNEAQKFATDELFPVLVESDREGCILEGGEITVPKVFHRLYKLYCEGGWNSMSQSPETGGQGLPFIMSIAAKEWFIHNLGFLVLGFLGEGAAHLIDTYGTEEQKKKYMEKMVTGEWSGTMCLTEPNAGSDVGNLSTKAFRQPDGTFRIQGTKSFITGLDQDLTENIIHPVLARIEGDPPGTKGISIFIVPKFLVNDDGTLGGRNDYEIAKIEEKMGFHGAPTGTINFGDNGECYGELLGEERQGMKVMFQMMNEARIGTGLQGVGSGSMAYLHALQYAKERYQGSDIMEFKNPEAP